In a single window of the Aridibaculum aurantiacum genome:
- a CDS encoding acyloxyacyl hydrolase — translation MRWLSIILCLNVLPVLSQTDTLRAYKGLQARLHYGFIFAHSEHVQNTAGAHPRGIEIEYVKQKVDTTTWDNCRCYPTTGLSLSYFNYNTPILGHSVTVSYFLEPAYRIGRKGQFRFRGGIGLSYLTDPYDAHFNPTNMSYSTKLGGYLQLGVGAGLQVAPQWLLQAAVNYQHISNGGVKEPNKGINWPTASVGATWQRQPYQLPFYRRRNLNQLINNQPYVEATVWLSAKQGRQQGGGTARTALGGVNLQVSKQVGRTSALNSAIELSFDNALYQRLVHDSVAGSAVRAGVLFGHEFLLGRFFLSQQLGVYAFSRSPYYNRLCHRWALRYRVNEHWLLGFGLKAHRQVADFIDLRLSYRF, via the coding sequence ATGAGATGGCTTTCAATAATACTTTGCCTGAATGTTTTGCCGGTCCTGTCGCAAACGGATACGCTGCGTGCTTACAAAGGACTGCAGGCGCGGCTACATTATGGATTTATTTTTGCCCACAGTGAGCATGTTCAGAATACCGCAGGTGCGCATCCACGAGGCATAGAGATAGAATATGTAAAGCAAAAGGTTGATACTACTACATGGGATAACTGCCGCTGTTATCCAACCACAGGCCTCAGTCTTTCTTATTTTAATTATAATACGCCTATACTCGGTCATTCTGTTACCGTCTCATATTTTCTCGAGCCTGCTTATCGTATAGGGCGAAAAGGTCAGTTTAGGTTTAGAGGCGGCATCGGGCTGAGTTATCTAACTGATCCTTACGATGCGCATTTTAACCCAACCAATATGAGCTATAGCACCAAGCTTGGTGGCTATTTGCAATTAGGAGTTGGAGCAGGTCTACAGGTTGCTCCACAATGGTTGTTGCAGGCGGCAGTTAATTACCAGCATATATCAAATGGTGGAGTAAAAGAACCCAATAAAGGCATCAACTGGCCTACTGCCTCAGTTGGAGCTACCTGGCAAAGACAGCCTTATCAATTGCCGTTCTATCGCCGCCGCAATCTAAATCAACTCATCAACAACCAGCCTTATGTAGAGGCTACGGTTTGGCTCTCTGCAAAGCAGGGAAGGCAGCAGGGTGGCGGTACAGCCCGTACAGCTTTAGGTGGAGTAAACTTACAGGTTTCGAAACAGGTAGGCAGAACAAGCGCGCTCAATTCTGCCATTGAATTAAGTTTTGATAATGCGCTTTATCAAAGGCTCGTACATGACTCCGTTGCTGGCTCGGCTGTACGGGCTGGCGTTTTGTTCGGTCATGAATTTCTTTTAGGAAGATTCTTCCTTAGCCAGCAATTAGGCGTGTACGCATTTAGCAGATCTCCTTATTACAACCGGCTGTGTCACCGGTGGGCGCTGCGTTACAGGGTAAATGAACACTGGCTTCTTGGCTTTGGTTTGAAGGCTCACAGGCAGGTAGCAGATTTTATTGACCTGCGGCTTAGTTACCGATTTTAG
- a CDS encoding prolipoprotein diacylglyceryl transferase: MYPNLYFAFKDLFGVEWTGLKLVNSFGFFVAIAFLVAAWVLTLELRRKSTEGLLTYKEEKLTVGKPASIADLLLNFFVGFIFGFKLIGAFLQRDALVDTQSYIMSSEGSWPAGILVGILFAGLKFWEKNKQKLAKPEERMIRIWPADRVGDMVIYAAVFGFLGAKIFHNLENLDELRRDPIVSLLSFSGLTFYGGLICAGVAIWIYCQRNNMKPIHVADAIAPAMILAYGIGRIGCQVAGDGDWGIVNTSQKPYSWIPDWAWSYTYPNNVLGEGVPIPGCVGQYCAQLPQPVYPTPLYEIIMALIIFFFLWSIRKRIKYAGVMSALYLILNGIERFLIEKIRVNTEYQLFGFTPTQAELISGAMVLAGTIMLVVIYSQKKKTASPTT, translated from the coding sequence ATGTATCCTAACCTATATTTTGCCTTTAAAGATCTTTTTGGTGTAGAGTGGACCGGGCTGAAGCTTGTGAATTCGTTTGGTTTTTTTGTAGCTATTGCCTTCCTGGTTGCTGCATGGGTGTTAACCTTGGAACTGCGCCGCAAGAGCACCGAAGGCTTACTTACTTATAAAGAAGAGAAACTCACTGTAGGCAAGCCAGCATCCATAGCAGATCTGCTACTCAACTTCTTTGTGGGCTTCATCTTTGGCTTCAAACTGATCGGTGCATTCCTTCAGCGCGATGCATTGGTTGATACGCAGTCTTACATCATGTCTTCTGAAGGCAGTTGGCCTGCAGGTATACTCGTAGGTATTCTTTTCGCTGGTCTAAAGTTTTGGGAAAAGAACAAGCAGAAACTTGCCAAGCCAGAAGAAAGAATGATACGCATCTGGCCTGCAGACAGGGTAGGAGATATGGTTATTTATGCTGCAGTCTTCGGTTTCCTTGGTGCTAAAATATTTCACAACCTCGAGAACCTTGACGAACTGCGCCGCGATCCAATAGTTTCTTTGCTTTCTTTTAGTGGTCTTACATTCTATGGTGGATTGATCTGTGCCGGTGTTGCTATCTGGATCTATTGCCAGCGCAACAATATGAAACCCATTCATGTGGCTGATGCTATAGCGCCTGCAATGATACTGGCTTATGGTATTGGTCGTATTGGTTGCCAGGTAGCTGGCGATGGTGATTGGGGTATTGTGAATACTAGCCAGAAGCCATACAGCTGGATACCTGATTGGGCTTGGAGTTATACCTATCCTAATAATGTTTTGGGTGAAGGTGTTCCTATTCCGGGTTGTGTAGGGCAGTACTGTGCTCAACTTCCGCAACCGGTTTATCCAACTCCGCTGTACGAGATCATTATGGCGCTCATCATCTTCTTCTTTTTATGGAGTATTCGTAAACGAATAAAGTATGCTGGTGTTATGAGTGCACTCTATTTAATATTAAATGGCATTGAACGTTTCCTTATAGAAAAAATCAGGGTAAATACCGAGTACCAATTGTTTGGTTTTACACCTACGCAGGCAGAGCTTATTTCTGGCGCTATGGTATTAGCTGGTACAATAATGTTGGTGGTTATCTATTCACAAAAAAAGAAGACGGCTTCACCAACTACATAA
- the rpmI gene encoding 50S ribosomal protein L35: MPKVKTNSSAKKRFKVTGTGEITFQKAFKRHILTKKSTKRKRSLRQDGVVHPANKHFVMRLLGLK, encoded by the coding sequence ATGCCAAAGGTTAAAACAAACTCCAGCGCAAAAAAGAGGTTCAAAGTAACCGGAACAGGAGAGATCACTTTCCAAAAAGCTTTCAAACGTCACATCTTAACTAAGAAGAGCACAAAGCGTAAGCGCTCACTGCGTCAAGATGGTGTTGTTCATCCAGCTAACAAGCACTTTGTAATGCGCTTGCTTGGTCTTAAATAA
- a CDS encoding ion transporter: MPDQLEKERNRLLKRIEDLLEAPMIFLGFAWFVLLIIEFINGLPKVWEYVSTTIWIIFIFDFLLKFFLAPAKLVYLRQNVLTALSLIIPAIRIFRVVRVIKLLRGLRGIQVIRVVSSLNRSMRSLSKTMSRRGFLYVVILTLVVIFGGAAGMLAIERGNAGFTSYGLSLWWTAMRVITAGSEYNPITPEGRFLAFIIAIYGYAVFGYVTATIASFFIGQDAEEADAPVAGAKEVAALQAQVNELTELVKEMNAKLPAR; the protein is encoded by the coding sequence ATGCCAGATCAATTAGAAAAAGAACGGAATAGACTTTTAAAACGGATAGAAGATCTGCTGGAAGCACCAATGATCTTCCTCGGCTTTGCATGGTTTGTTTTATTGATCATAGAATTTATCAATGGTCTTCCTAAAGTTTGGGAATATGTAAGCACTACCATCTGGATCATTTTTATTTTTGACTTCTTACTCAAATTTTTTCTTGCCCCTGCCAAGCTTGTTTATTTACGGCAAAATGTTCTTACTGCCTTATCATTGATCATTCCTGCTATTCGCATTTTTAGAGTTGTCAGGGTAATTAAGTTGCTAAGGGGACTACGTGGTATACAGGTAATCCGTGTTGTTTCTTCGCTCAACAGGAGCATGCGAAGCCTGAGCAAAACCATGAGCCGAAGAGGCTTTTTATATGTAGTGATACTAACGCTGGTAGTGATCTTCGGCGGAGCCGCTGGCATGTTGGCTATAGAACGTGGCAACGCAGGATTCACATCTTATGGTTTATCCCTTTGGTGGACAGCGATGCGTGTGATAACTGCAGGTAGCGAGTATAATCCTATAACGCCAGAAGGACGATTTCTTGCTTTCATCATTGCTATATATGGCTATGCTGTGTTTGGTTATGTCACCGCTACCATCGCCAGCTTTTTCATTGGGCAGGATGCAGAGGAGGCGGATGCTCCTGTGGCTGGTGCAAAAGAAGTTGCCGCCTTACAAGCACAAGTAAACGAACTTACTGAACTGGTAAAAGAAATGAATGCAAAGCTTCCAGCTCGCTAA
- a CDS encoding arginine decarboxylase: MNNTYTDLVKQTFHFPQEGFHLQNDYLQYNNLDIKALIDKYGTPMKLTYLPKIGMQINRAKQMFANAFKKHKYEGTYNYCYCTKSSHFSFVVEEALKHDIHLEASYAYDIEIFKKLYEKKKISKDTYLICNGFKQKNYTRRIANLLNTGFKNVIPILDNIDEINDYRKSVKVPFKLGIRVAAEEEPSFPFYTSRLGMRSKDILEFYVDHIEGFENKFQLKMLHIFLNKGIKDDIYYWSELNKVINLYCQLKKICPELDSINIGGGFPIKHSLGFDYDYQFMINEIVGNIKKACKNAKVPMPNIFTEFGSFTVGESMAHIYSVIGQKTQNDRENWYMIDSSFITTLPDTWGIGEKFLMLPINKWNVEYQRVVLGGITCDSHDYYDSEEHINEVFLPKLQGDEPLYVGFFHTGAYQDQISGYGGIKHCLIPSPKHIIVGHDKNGKLVDWVYAKEQTAQSMLKILGYM, encoded by the coding sequence ATGAATAATACTTACACCGACCTGGTGAAGCAAACCTTCCACTTTCCACAGGAAGGATTTCATTTACAAAATGATTACCTGCAGTACAACAATCTTGACATCAAAGCATTGATAGATAAGTACGGTACGCCTATGAAGCTTACCTACCTGCCTAAGATTGGGATGCAGATAAACAGGGCGAAACAGATGTTTGCCAATGCTTTTAAAAAGCATAAGTACGAAGGCACTTACAATTACTGTTATTGTACCAAGAGTTCTCACTTTTCATTTGTAGTTGAAGAAGCTTTAAAGCATGATATTCATCTTGAAGCTTCGTACGCTTATGATATCGAGATATTCAAGAAGCTGTACGAAAAGAAAAAGATAAGTAAGGATACTTATCTTATCTGCAATGGGTTTAAGCAAAAGAACTACACACGCCGCATAGCCAACCTCTTGAATACTGGGTTTAAAAATGTTATCCCTATCCTGGATAATATTGACGAGATAAATGACTATCGCAAGTCGGTAAAAGTTCCGTTCAAGCTGGGTATACGTGTAGCTGCAGAAGAGGAGCCTTCATTTCCGTTCTATACATCACGCCTTGGTATGCGTTCTAAAGATATTCTTGAATTCTACGTAGATCATATAGAAGGTTTTGAAAACAAGTTCCAGCTAAAGATGTTGCACATCTTTTTGAACAAGGGCATCAAAGATGATATCTATTACTGGAGTGAATTGAACAAGGTGATCAACCTGTATTGCCAGTTGAAGAAGATCTGCCCTGAGCTTGACAGCATCAACATTGGCGGCGGTTTCCCTATCAAGCACTCGCTAGGTTTCGATTACGATTACCAGTTCATGATCAACGAGATCGTTGGTAACATTAAGAAGGCTTGTAAGAACGCCAAGGTGCCAATGCCAAACATCTTCACCGAGTTTGGAAGCTTTACAGTAGGAGAGAGCATGGCGCACATCTACAGCGTGATTGGCCAGAAAACACAGAACGACCGTGAGAACTGGTACATGATCGATTCTTCTTTCATCACTACGCTGCCTGATACATGGGGTATAGGAGAAAAGTTCCTGATGCTGCCCATCAATAAGTGGAATGTAGAATATCAACGCGTGGTATTGGGAGGTATCACTTGTGATAGCCACGACTATTATGATAGTGAAGAACACATCAATGAAGTGTTCTTGCCAAAGCTGCAGGGCGATGAACCATTATACGTTGGCTTTTTCCATACCGGCGCCTACCAAGACCAGATAAGCGGCTACGGTGGTATCAAGCACTGCCTTATCCCAAGTCCTAAACACATCATTGTTGGTCACGATAAAAATGGTAAGCTGGTTGATTGGGTATATGCTAAAGAACAAACAGCACAGAGTATGCTGAAGATCTTAGGATACATGTAA
- a CDS encoding TraB/GumN family protein — protein MRFFIFSIIFFLAAINIATAQVPTEKTLLWEVSGNGLQKPSYLFGTLHLICPSDLNMSKEVVQRFRTTKQLYLEVDMDDPNMMTEFMQGMQMHDGSTLQGLLKDDFDSVNSVFTKKTGLPLNMLNSAKPFMLVSMIYPSLLECQPVSLEGEFMKLAKDSSMEVHGLEFVADQVKVFEKIPYDVQASMLKRTLFNMDSAKTAFNEILQVYKQKDIKKMHDLSTSDPDFGKYENSLLNNRNQSWIPIIGEQAKKMPTFFAFGAGHLGGEEGVISLLRKNGFTVKPVMYKD, from the coding sequence ATGCGATTCTTCATCTTTTCCATCATCTTTTTCCTCGCCGCTATCAACATTGCAACAGCACAAGTTCCAACCGAGAAAACACTGTTGTGGGAAGTGTCTGGGAATGGATTACAAAAGCCTTCTTACTTGTTTGGAACGCTTCACCTGATATGCCCTTCAGATCTTAATATGTCTAAAGAAGTAGTGCAGCGTTTTAGAACCACGAAGCAACTATACCTGGAAGTAGACATGGATGATCCAAACATGATGACAGAATTCATGCAGGGTATGCAGATGCACGATGGATCCACCTTACAAGGATTACTGAAGGATGACTTTGACAGCGTCAATAGTGTATTTACTAAAAAAACCGGCCTGCCTTTAAACATGCTAAATAGCGCCAAGCCTTTCATGCTTGTATCAATGATCTATCCTTCGCTACTGGAATGCCAGCCGGTAAGCCTGGAGGGTGAGTTTATGAAACTAGCCAAAGACAGCTCGATGGAAGTTCATGGACTGGAGTTCGTTGCTGACCAGGTAAAAGTTTTTGAGAAAATACCTTACGATGTACAGGCGTCTATGCTAAAGCGTACGCTGTTCAATATGGATAGTGCCAAGACAGCTTTCAATGAGATACTGCAGGTATACAAACAGAAGGACATAAAAAAGATGCACGATCTATCTACTAGCGATCCCGACTTTGGCAAATATGAAAACAGCTTACTAAACAACCGTAACCAGAGTTGGATCCCGATCATTGGTGAACAGGCTAAGAAAATGCCGACATTCTTTGCATTTGGTGCAGGGCACTTAGGCGGAGAAGAAGGTGTGATAAGCCTGCTGCGCAAAAATGGTTTTACCGTAAAACCTGTGATGTATAAAGATTAA
- a CDS encoding BrxA/BrxB family bacilliredoxin gives MYPEEIVLPMKAELTDNGFEDLSTPELVEEYVTKEGTTLVMINSVCGCSAGSARPGVLMAVANASKKPDNLTTSFAGFDTDAIRKVREHLLPYPPSSPAIALFKNGQLVHFIERHQIEGRPAQMIAGNLIAAFEEHC, from the coding sequence ATGTATCCTGAAGAGATAGTATTACCAATGAAAGCTGAGCTGACTGATAACGGCTTTGAAGATCTTAGCACACCTGAACTGGTAGAAGAATATGTAACAAAAGAGGGGACAACCCTTGTTATGATCAATAGCGTTTGCGGATGTAGCGCAGGTTCTGCACGTCCGGGTGTTTTAATGGCTGTTGCTAATGCAAGCAAAAAACCTGATAACTTAACAACAAGCTTTGCAGGCTTCGATACAGATGCGATAAGAAAGGTGCGTGAGCATTTGCTTCCTTATCCTCCATCTTCACCTGCTATTGCTTTATTTAAAAACGGTCAGCTGGTTCATTTTATAGAGAGGCACCAAATTGAAGGTCGCCCTGCACAAATGATCGCTGGTAATCTTATTGCTGCTTTCGAAGAACATTGCTAA
- a CDS encoding DUF3606 domain-containing protein: protein MDYSIKKPQDLQKINANEIGELLWWACALGTSPEKILAAISDVGESAEAVRRYINNL, encoded by the coding sequence TTGGACTACTCAATTAAGAAGCCGCAAGACTTACAAAAAATAAACGCAAACGAAATAGGTGAACTGTTGTGGTGGGCCTGTGCTTTAGGTACAAGTCCTGAAAAGATTTTAGCAGCTATTAGTGATGTAGGCGAATCAGCAGAAGCTGTACGCAGGTATATAAACAACCTGTAA
- the rplT gene encoding 50S ribosomal protein L20 has protein sequence MPRSKNAVASRARRKRVLDQAKGYYGKRKNVYTVAKNIVEKGMTYSYVGRKLKKREYRTLWIARINAAVREEGITYSEFINALSVKGLDLNRKVLADLAMNEPASFKALVASVK, from the coding sequence ATGCCACGTTCAAAAAATGCGGTTGCATCAAGAGCCAGAAGGAAAAGGGTACTTGACCAGGCTAAAGGTTATTATGGTAAACGTAAAAACGTTTATACCGTTGCCAAAAATATTGTAGAAAAAGGTATGACTTACTCTTATGTAGGTCGTAAGCTGAAGAAGCGTGAATACCGTACTTTATGGATTGCACGTATCAACGCTGCAGTTCGCGAAGAGGGTATCACTTATAGCGAATTCATCAATGCACTTTCTGTAAAAGGTTTAGATCTTAACCGTAAGGTTTTGGCTGATCTCGCTATGAATGAGCCAGCTTCATTCAAAGCTTTGGTTGCTTCTGTTAAGTAA
- a CDS encoding hotdog fold thioesterase, whose protein sequence is MSIWFKKDLSLNDFAHWSQNTLGSHLGIQFTEIGEDFLKGTMPVDHRTHQPYGLLHGGASAALAETLGSVAGALVVDREKYQVVGLEINANHIRSVQSGLVTGIASPIHIGRSTQVWEIRIVDEREKLVCISRLTVAVLSKEVI, encoded by the coding sequence ATGTCCATCTGGTTTAAAAAAGATCTTTCGCTTAATGATTTTGCGCATTGGTCCCAAAATACATTGGGTTCACATTTGGGCATCCAGTTCACAGAAATAGGAGAGGACTTTCTAAAAGGCACTATGCCGGTGGATCATCGTACACACCAGCCTTATGGATTGCTGCATGGTGGCGCTTCGGCGGCATTGGCCGAAACATTGGGCAGTGTAGCCGGCGCTCTGGTGGTGGATCGGGAGAAGTACCAGGTAGTAGGATTGGAAATCAATGCCAACCACATCAGGTCGGTGCAAAGCGGGTTGGTCACAGGTATTGCTTCACCCATTCATATTGGCAGGTCTACACAGGTTTGGGAAATACGAATAGTTGATGAAAGGGAAAAGCTGGTTTGTATCAGCCGCCTTACAGTAGCAGTCTTATCAAAAGAAGTAATTTAA
- the coaD gene encoding pantetheine-phosphate adenylyltransferase, which yields MRICLFPGTFDPITLGHVDIINRSLDLFDKLYIGIGRNANKAPMFSEDERLDWIKEIYKDEPRVDALVYEGLTAECCKRIGASYILRGIRYVSDFEYEKAIADMNRSLDPSVETIFLTCLPQYTSVASTLVRDVIRNGGDVTQFLPAEVLRSIQNPV from the coding sequence ATGAGGATTTGCTTATTTCCCGGAACATTTGATCCTATAACATTAGGGCATGTGGATATCATCAATCGATCGTTGGATCTGTTTGATAAGTTATACATTGGCATTGGTCGCAATGCTAATAAAGCACCAATGTTTTCTGAAGATGAAAGATTGGATTGGATAAAGGAGATATACAAAGACGAGCCGCGGGTTGATGCACTGGTGTACGAAGGTTTAACGGCAGAATGTTGTAAGCGCATTGGTGCCAGCTATATTTTACGAGGTATCCGCTATGTTAGCGACTTTGAATATGAAAAAGCGATTGCAGATATGAACCGAAGCCTGGATCCTTCAGTAGAAACAATCTTCCTGACCTGCTTACCTCAATATACTTCTGTTGCCTCTACACTGGTAAGAGATGTGATACGCAATGGTGGAGATGTTACGCAGTTTCTTCCTGCTGAAGTTTTAAGAAGCATCCAAAATCCTGTATAG
- a CDS encoding DUF2167 domain-containing protein, protein MRFLTPLLLAALLFSTATFAKDKIDSSAAELSRMIKFVDSVNGAMKYETGTVRLSNGIATLNIPAGFKFLNAEQSQYVITEIWGNPQRPDVLGMLFPQHGAPFADSSYAFIISYDAIGHVKDDDADEIDYDAMLKEMQDSEAEVNKERTQQGFGTLHFVGWAQKPFYDKNKKVLHWAKEIHFGDEEGENTLNYDIRLLGRKGVLSFNAVAGMSGLELVKQDIDKVLAMPDFTEGNKYSDFNPDVDQVAAYTVGGLVAGKVLAKAGLFALLLKFWKLIVGGIVAVGYGIRKFFGRKKEETYQEPEQEEETTV, encoded by the coding sequence ATGAGATTTCTAACTCCACTCTTGTTGGCTGCATTACTATTTTCTACAGCCACATTCGCTAAAGACAAAATTGACTCTTCAGCCGCCGAACTTTCCAGGATGATAAAGTTTGTTGACTCTGTGAACGGTGCTATGAAGTATGAGACCGGAACAGTAAGACTAAGCAATGGTATTGCAACACTCAATATTCCTGCAGGTTTCAAATTCTTGAACGCAGAGCAGTCGCAGTATGTTATTACTGAGATTTGGGGTAACCCGCAGCGGCCAGATGTGCTGGGAATGTTGTTTCCTCAGCACGGTGCTCCTTTTGCTGATAGCAGCTATGCCTTCATTATAAGCTATGATGCTATAGGGCATGTAAAAGATGATGATGCAGATGAGATAGACTACGATGCCATGCTTAAAGAAATGCAGGACTCAGAAGCTGAAGTAAATAAGGAACGCACTCAACAAGGCTTCGGAACACTACATTTTGTAGGTTGGGCGCAAAAGCCTTTTTACGATAAGAATAAGAAGGTACTCCATTGGGCTAAAGAAATCCATTTTGGTGACGAGGAAGGAGAGAACACACTAAACTACGACATCCGCCTGTTGGGAAGAAAAGGTGTGCTTTCATTTAATGCTGTTGCAGGAATGAGTGGACTTGAACTGGTGAAGCAAGACATAGATAAAGTGCTCGCCATGCCCGATTTCACTGAAGGAAATAAATATTCAGATTTCAATCCTGATGTGGACCAGGTGGCTGCATATACTGTGGGTGGCCTGGTAGCAGGAAAGGTATTGGCAAAAGCAGGATTGTTTGCATTGCTGCTTAAGTTCTGGAAGTTGATCGTTGGCGGAATTGTAGCAGTAGGCTATGGTATTCGCAAGTTCTTTGGCAGAAAGAAGGAAGAGACGTACCAGGAACCAGAACAGGAAGAAGAAACTACAGTATAA
- a CDS encoding Hsp20/alpha crystallin family protein yields the protein MYTTRNYTPGKTLSTVFDELFNAFPATPQKAWPAAVPVNIHEDEKGYHLELQAPGRSKDAFEIKLDEKILTISSEVIQEEQTAYKTIRREFSSKSFKRSFTLDETINADGIEAKYEDGILKVYLPKREEVKNSPKQITIS from the coding sequence ATGTATACAACTAGAAACTACACTCCAGGCAAAACACTCTCTACTGTGTTCGATGAACTTTTCAATGCTTTTCCTGCTACTCCACAAAAGGCATGGCCTGCAGCGGTACCGGTAAACATTCATGAAGATGAAAAAGGTTATCACCTGGAACTGCAAGCACCCGGCAGATCAAAAGATGCATTTGAGATAAAGCTGGATGAAAAGATATTGACCATTAGCAGCGAAGTAATACAGGAAGAACAAACAGCTTATAAAACTATCCGCAGAGAGTTTTCTTCTAAGAGCTTCAAGCGTTCTTTCACTCTTGATGAAACTATAAATGCTGATGGCATAGAAGCTAAATACGAGGATGGAATACTGAAGGTGTATTTGCCAAAGCGTGAAGAAGTTAAAAACTCGCCAAAGCAGATAACCATTAGCTAA
- a CDS encoding nuclear transport factor 2 family protein encodes MKISLSLLFVAFSFSAYSQSAEDSVKQVVKNLFAAMKESDSEKMLSTFADSAILQTIAVQQGKVVVKTDAVSAFASSLQRLPKGAADERITFKSINIDGDLASVWTPYQFYYNGKFSHCGVNSFQLVRISGQWKIQYIIDTRRKTNCKED; translated from the coding sequence ATGAAAATTTCACTTTCACTTCTTTTTGTTGCTTTTTCTTTTTCGGCTTATAGCCAGTCAGCAGAGGATTCGGTGAAGCAGGTAGTAAAAAATTTATTTGCTGCCATGAAAGAAAGTGATAGTGAAAAGATGCTATCAACTTTTGCTGACAGCGCCATTCTTCAAACCATAGCGGTGCAGCAAGGAAAAGTAGTAGTTAAGACAGATGCTGTTTCTGCTTTTGCATCTTCTTTACAAAGACTACCTAAAGGCGCAGCGGATGAAAGGATCACCTTTAAGTCTATCAACATCGATGGAGACCTTGCATCTGTTTGGACGCCTTACCAGTTTTATTACAACGGCAAGTTTAGCCATTGCGGCGTAAATTCTTTCCAGCTTGTACGCATCAGCGGCCAGTGGAAAATCCAGTATATCATCGACACTCGCAGGAAAACCAATTGTAAAGAGGATTAA
- a CDS encoding AI-2E family transporter — translation MLDTKEFTKRVWIAVAITALFTVVLLLLKATFSVLLLVLAGVLIAIFFRGLANMICRKTNWKSGLCLTISIIGTFLLLAGLFWLIGAKVAAQAQQLTEEFPKIIDNARQQLSQHPLGQKLITEVSSPESAGKAKKLAASFFNSSFGLLGDVYIVLLLGIFFTVAPSSYTKGMILLVPPAGRKRAEEVVATLGDNLKKWLKGKIFAMFVVFVLTAIGLAIIGVPLWLVLALIAGLLNFIPNFGPLLAIIPAALVALLEGPVVAAIVVGLYILIQTVESSVITPSIQKKLVEMPPALIIIAQLLVAPLTGVWGLILATPIILIIMTLVKQLYIEKKDATGKTNKS, via the coding sequence ATGCTGGACACAAAAGAGTTTACTAAAAGAGTGTGGATTGCTGTAGCCATTACGGCACTTTTCACAGTTGTCCTATTGTTGCTGAAAGCTACATTCAGTGTTTTATTATTGGTACTGGCAGGAGTTCTTATAGCTATTTTCTTCAGAGGATTAGCAAACATGATCTGCAGAAAAACAAATTGGAAGAGTGGGCTTTGCCTTACTATCTCCATCATCGGTACGTTTCTATTGCTGGCAGGTTTGTTCTGGCTTATCGGGGCTAAAGTAGCTGCCCAGGCTCAGCAATTAACCGAAGAATTTCCAAAGATCATCGACAACGCCAGGCAACAACTGAGTCAACACCCACTTGGACAAAAGCTGATAACAGAAGTCTCATCACCCGAATCTGCAGGCAAAGCAAAAAAGCTGGCAGCCAGTTTTTTCAATTCTTCTTTTGGCTTACTAGGCGATGTCTACATCGTTTTATTACTTGGAATATTCTTTACTGTAGCTCCTTCCAGTTATACAAAAGGAATGATCCTGCTCGTTCCGCCAGCAGGTAGAAAAAGAGCGGAAGAAGTAGTGGCGACTTTAGGTGACAATCTAAAGAAATGGCTGAAAGGAAAAATCTTCGCCATGTTTGTTGTGTTCGTACTTACAGCAATTGGCTTGGCAATCATTGGTGTACCGTTATGGCTTGTATTGGCATTGATAGCAGGGTTGCTCAACTTCATCCCGAACTTTGGACCCTTGCTAGCCATTATACCAGCTGCTCTTGTAGCATTATTAGAAGGGCCTGTAGTGGCTGCTATTGTTGTTGGTTTGTATATACTTATTCAAACGGTGGAAAGCAGTGTCATCACGCCTTCTATTCAAAAGAAACTGGTAGAGATGCCGCCAGCGCTCATCATCATCGCGCAATTATTGGTGGCTCCGCTTACAGGTGTTTGGGGGTTAATTTTGGCTACACCTATCATACTCATCATAATGACATTGGTAAAGCAACTTTATATCGAGAAGAAAGATGCTACTGGAAAAACAAATAAATCCTGA